In Macaca thibetana thibetana isolate TM-01 chromosome 8, ASM2454274v1, whole genome shotgun sequence, one DNA window encodes the following:
- the LOC126960851 gene encoding small integral membrane protein 15-like → MFDIKPWAEYVVEWAAKDPYGFLTAVILALTPLFLASAVLSWKLAKMIEAREKEQKKKQNAKKTLQKLND, encoded by the coding sequence ATGTTTGATATAAAGCCTTGGGCTGAGTATGTTGTGGAATGGGCTGCAAAGGACCCATATGGCTTCCTTACAGCGGTTATTTTGGCCCTTACTCCACTGTTCCTAGCAAGTGCTGTACTGTCTTGGAAATTGGCCAAGATGATTGAGGCCAGGGAGAAggagcaaaagaagaaacaaaatgccAAGAAAACACTGCAAAAGCTAAACGACTAA